Within Candidatus Thermoplasmatota archaeon, the genomic segment TTATTCCCTGTAAACCTGCATTCTGAACTACTCTGCAAATCCCTGTATCATTGTTTACTGAATAAATTAAAGGAATGTCTGTTCCATCTATGCTGCCGTTGTACATCTCCTCTATTTCGAAAAGCGAGGGATTGTAATGAATAGAATAATTGGCTGCACTGAAGCTAATCAGGTTCTGAGCCGTTACATCTACATAAAATTCATTTCCAACGACAACTATCGGGGGAGATAAGAGTGATATGGATGTCCCTTCCGCTGCCACAGCTAATGGGATAAAAAATGCGATAAAGGTTAGCAACAACACTATTTTTTTCATGTAAATCCCAAGATTTTATTTATTACGGCAACCATATCGTCATTGTCTACATCCTGATCTCCATCGGCATCTGCAGGATGGGGATAGACAGGCTCATTATCCATACCTTCCAGGATTCTCTCGATTTTTGTTATATCTAGGGCGTTTATGTTCCCATCCATGTTTGCATCCCCTCGCTTCCATACCATCACTTCTTTTTCTTTATGGAGAGTATTTCCATATACATCGATTATTGTTAAATTTACAGTATAACTTCCAGCTTTTTCATAAATATGTATTGTATTTTTTTCATAGTTTATGTTTCCATCTCCGAAGTCCCAGCTCCACTGCTCTATTTCTCCCGTTGATGTATCATTGAAGAAAGCCGTTTCACCCTCAAAAACAAAGGAATGGCTAAAGTTTGCTATCATTTGCTTAATGGTTGAGAAATAGTAAACATTGGACATGCTGCTGTTTTTTCTGTCGTTTGCAATCACATGCCAGCTATAATTTTTACCATAATCCAAATGCAGGGCAACACTCACAATTCCACTTTTCAAAATACCAGAATAAACGCTACTTTCATCCAAATAAAACGTAACATTCATCATATCCCCGTCTTCATCATAAACATTTGC encodes:
- a CDS encoding cohesin domain-containing protein, translating into MKKIVLLLTFIAFFIPLAVAAEGTSISLLSPPIVVVGNEFYVDVTAQNLISFSAANYSIHYNPSLFEIEEMYNGSIDGTDIPLIYSVNNDTGICRVVQNAGLQGI